In Zingiber officinale cultivar Zhangliang chromosome 1A, Zo_v1.1, whole genome shotgun sequence, a genomic segment contains:
- the LOC121998029 gene encoding pentatricopeptide repeat-containing protein At1g09900-like, giving the protein MLTLLAILCTIYLYFAITFGVAIDSCTGLSGAKKAVCQDKALEVKKFKPDQDISLNYHTFSYAIAAHGQTHFEDNKNYPDSAEFISVVQALKGGLHPQREVEALLWKFLFIIVMFVYKEMVKSGILPDVVTLNYLIKGPISHNVFQQMLEFGCTHLPDFYYNVMPLLCNINIFEEGIKLLRMKGNIKGDQDLYLYKHLIQCLCNNRQLEIAIEFLQEIKNWGFTPLTVTYTDVVNGFCKFGKLNEAMTFLDREDVVQVEPYNALLKGLCNAGRYQEAAIYHYKMIKPLQNGY; this is encoded by the exons ATGCTAACGCTCTTGGCAATCCTATGCACCATCTATCTCTACTTCGCGATCACTTTTGGCGTGGCCATAGATTCATGTACAGGCTTGTCAGGGGCTAAGAAGGCAGTGTGCCAAGACAAAGCTTTGGAAGTCAAGAAGTTTAAGCCAGATCAGGAT ATTTctctaaattatcatacattttcaTATGCAATTGCTGCACATGGTCAAACTCATTTTGAAGATAACAAGAATTATCCAGATTCTGCGGAGTTTATATCTGTAGTGCAGGCCCTTAAAGGTGGTCTTCATCCTCAGAG GGAAGTTGAAGCTTTGCTG TGGAAATTTCTTTTCATCATTGTAATGTTTGTATATAAAGAAATGGTAAAATCGGGGATTCTTCCAGATGTTGTCACATTAAATTACCTTATAAAGGGCCCAATTTCACATAATGTATTTCAGCAGATGCTCGAGTTTGGTTGCACTCATCTTCCGGACTtttattataatgttatgcctctTCTTTGCAACATCAACATATTTGAGGAAGGCATTAAATTGTTAAGGATGAAGGGAAATATAAAGGGTGATCAAGATTTatatttgtataaacatttaatccAATGCTTATGTAACAACCGACAACTTGAGATTGCAATAGAATTTCTTCAAGAAATAAAAAACTGGGGATTTACTCCTCTAACTGTTACATACACAGATGTTGTCAATGGGTTTTGCAAATTTGGGAAGTTGAATGAGGCTATGACCTTCTTAGATAGGGAGGACGTTGTGCAAGTTGAACCTTACAATGCCTTGCTCAAGGGTCTCTGCAATGCTGGTAGATATCAAGAGGCAGCTATATATCATTACAAAATGATCAAACCATTACAAAATGGGTACTAG